Proteins from one Pseudomonas bijieensis genomic window:
- a CDS encoding ATP-binding protein, producing the protein MTLSEPLSERALILAPLGRDSQIALMILNEAGFAGLICRHLGHLCQELEDGAGLLVISSEALVGPDLETLSLHIEQQPAWSDLPIVLLTHHGGPEQNPAARIGAQLGNVTFLERPFHPVTLISLVTTALRGRRRQYEARDRLIDLSNSELRLQNTLETLEQQVEERTAQLRHNEEALRQSQKMEAVGQLTGGIAHDFNNMLTGIIGSLELLRRRLARGRTEDLDSLIDLGVTSANRAAGLTHRLLAFSRRQSLDSKAVQMNTLVLSMGELLQRSLNESIHLDMQLDEQLWIAEADPNQLESALLNLVLNARDAMPNGGNLVVRTSNRHLDADFTNAYTNLEPGDYVVLSVQDSGCGMPEAVISRAFDPFFTTKPIGQGTGLGLSMIYGFSKQSRGHVTIDSEVDKGTTVNLYLPRFRGEEIHEPQVTTQHVPYAQDGETVLIVEDDPAVRVLVSAVLSELGYAFVEAADANGAVPILQSGQRIDLLISDVGLPGMNGRQLAEIGRQIRPDLRVLFITGYAEHAAVRGGFLDPGMQMITKPFTFDLLTAKVREMIQV; encoded by the coding sequence GTGACCTTGAGCGAGCCCCTGTCGGAGCGGGCATTGATCCTCGCGCCACTGGGACGAGACAGCCAGATCGCCTTGATGATCCTCAACGAGGCCGGTTTTGCAGGCCTCATCTGCCGTCATCTGGGGCATTTGTGCCAGGAACTGGAAGACGGTGCCGGCCTGCTGGTGATTTCCTCGGAAGCCCTGGTCGGGCCCGACCTGGAAACGCTGTCCCTGCATATCGAGCAACAGCCGGCCTGGTCCGACCTGCCCATTGTCTTGCTGACCCATCATGGCGGCCCGGAACAGAACCCGGCGGCACGTATCGGTGCGCAATTGGGCAACGTCACCTTCCTCGAGCGCCCTTTCCACCCGGTGACCCTGATCAGCCTGGTGACCACCGCCCTGCGCGGCCGCCGAAGGCAGTACGAAGCCCGCGACCGCTTGATCGACCTGAGTAACAGTGAGCTGCGGCTGCAAAACACTCTCGAAACCCTCGAACAGCAGGTGGAAGAGCGCACCGCCCAACTGCGCCACAACGAAGAAGCCCTGCGTCAGTCGCAGAAAATGGAGGCCGTCGGCCAATTGACCGGCGGTATCGCCCACGACTTCAACAACATGCTCACCGGGATCATCGGCAGCCTCGAACTGCTGCGTCGACGCCTGGCCCGGGGCCGCACCGAGGACCTGGACAGCCTGATCGACCTGGGCGTGACCTCGGCCAACCGCGCTGCCGGCCTGACCCATCGCCTGCTGGCGTTTTCCCGACGACAATCGCTGGACTCCAAAGCCGTCCAGATGAACACGCTGGTGCTGTCCATGGGCGAGCTGCTGCAACGCAGCCTCAACGAAAGCATCCACCTGGACATGCAGTTGGACGAACAACTCTGGATCGCCGAAGCCGACCCCAACCAACTGGAAAGTGCCCTGCTCAACCTGGTCCTCAACGCCCGGGATGCCATGCCCAACGGCGGGAACCTGGTGGTGCGGACCTCTAACCGACACCTGGACGCCGACTTCACTAACGCCTACACCAACCTGGAACCCGGCGATTATGTGGTGCTGAGCGTACAGGACAGCGGCTGCGGCATGCCCGAAGCCGTCATCAGCCGCGCTTTCGACCCGTTCTTCACCACCAAGCCAATCGGCCAGGGCACCGGGCTGGGCCTGTCGATGATCTATGGCTTCAGCAAGCAGTCGCGTGGCCATGTGACCATCGACAGCGAAGTCGACAAAGGCACCACCGTAAATCTTTATCTGCCGCGTTTTCGCGGCGAAGAAATACATGAACCCCAAGTCACTACCCAACACGTGCCGTATGCACAAGACGGTGAGACCGTGCTGATCGTCGAGGATGATCCAGCGGTGCGGGTGCTGGTCAGCGCGGTATTGAGCGAGCTGGGTTATGCCTTTGTGGAAGCGGCCGACGCCAACGGCGCGGTACCGATCCTCCAGTCAGGCCAACGCATCGACCTGCTGATCAGCGACGTGGGCCTGCCCGGCATGAATGGTCGGCAACTGGCGGAAATCGGCCGGCAGATCCGCCCGGACCTGCGGGTGCTGTTCATCACCGGCTATGCCGAACATGCAGCGGTACGCGGCGGTTTCCTTGACCCGGGAATGCAGATGATCACCAAGCCGTTCACGTTTGATTTGTTGACGGCCAAGGTGCGGGAGATGATCCAGGTTTGA
- a CDS encoding response regulator: MSEDAQDVVLIVEDDPSILMVLSAYLSGEGYRVLQAENGEQAFEILASKPHLDMMITDFRLPGGITGVQIAEPAVRLRPDLKVIFISGYAQEVRDTDSPITRKAPILDKPFDLDELQRIMQSMLS, from the coding sequence ATGAGTGAAGATGCGCAAGATGTTGTATTGATCGTCGAGGATGACCCGTCGATCCTGATGGTGTTGTCGGCCTATTTATCGGGCGAAGGGTATCGGGTGCTGCAGGCAGAAAACGGCGAGCAGGCGTTCGAGATCCTGGCGAGCAAGCCTCACCTGGACATGATGATTACCGACTTCCGCCTGCCGGGCGGTATCACCGGTGTGCAGATCGCTGAGCCGGCGGTCCGGTTGCGCCCCGACCTGAAAGTCATCTTCATCAGTGGCTACGCGCAGGAAGTGCGCGACACCGATAGCCCCATCACCCGCAAGGCGCCGATTCTGGACAAGCCGTTTGACCTGGATGAGCTGCAGCGCATCATGCAGTCGATGTTGTCGTAG